The DNA segment AATCCCGCAGCCGAACCGCCGCGAGCTTACGGCCGCCATCGCCCTGACGGCTCTCAGCCTCGGCGGGCTCGGCCGGCCGGCCGCCTTCGCCCAGGCGCCGGAGCGCATCGTCGTCGCCGGCGGCGTCATCACCGAGGTGATCTACGCGCTCGGCCTGCAGGACCGGGTCGTCGGCGTCGACTCCACCAGCCAGTACCCGGCGCAGGCGCTGAGGGACAAAGCCAATGTCGGCTATGTCCGGGCGCTCTCGGCCGAGGGCGTGCTCTCGCTGAAGCCCTCGCTGATCATGGTCGTCGACGGCGCCGGCCCGCCCGACGCGGTATCGCTGCTGAAGGAATCCGGGGTGAAGATCGTCACCATCGACGACGGGCAGACGCCCGAGGGCGTCGTCGCCAAGATCGCCGCGATCGGCGCCGCGCTCGGCGCGGCCGAGCCGGCCGGGCGGCTGGCGGCTGAAACCAAAGCGCGGTTCGAGGAGCTTTCCGCACTGCGCGCCGCGATCACGCAGAAGCGGCGGATCCTCTTCGTGCT comes from the Bosea sp. (in: a-proteobacteria) genome and includes:
- a CDS encoding hemin ABC transporter substrate-binding protein, whose amino-acid sequence is MSGPRIRQAHSTIPQPNRRELTAAIALTALSLGGLGRPAAFAQAPERIVVAGGVITEVIYALGLQDRVVGVDSTSQYPAQALRDKANVGYVRALSAEGVLSLKPSLIMVVDGAGPPDAVSLLKESGVKIVTIDDGQTPEGVVAKIAAIGAALGAAEPAGRLAAETKARFEELSALRAAITQKRRILFVLALQNGRALVGGRNSSADAIIRLAGAVNVADTIEGYKPMTEESIAAAQPEIVVMMRRGAGDHAIKPDDLFALPAFARTPAASERRLIQMDGLYLLGFGPRTPMAARDLMAAIYPEAAIPPLKTAAAP